A genomic window from Nitrospiraceae bacterium includes:
- a CDS encoding M48 family metallopeptidase, with protein sequence MTSDYKSYRADGPSIERALATSIGRRAVLYLGARGAMGVCIALGTGSALSLFSSLAGCYRAPGTGRDQLIFFSEEKEMQFGISAYREVLRQARLSENPDSNEMIQRVGRRIADVARKPEYQWEFAVIDDDKTVNAFCLPGGKVAVFTGILKVTKNDVGLATVMGHEIAHALQRHGVERMSRSIIDQIAQLGALGAAVSGHAQGGAIQGLLGAYGVNVSLPFNRRQESEADYIGLRLMAQAGYDPREAVPFWERMSGCPRQMIDKLCFRSQQAIPEFLSTHPSDVTRINQIEAWLPDVLPLYHPPDGGPSTPPRPAPYQPPIGPVMPRTS encoded by the coding sequence ATGACCAGCGATTACAAAAGCTATCGCGCAGATGGCCCGTCGATCGAGCGCGCCTTAGCGACGTCGATCGGGCGTCGTGCCGTTTTGTATCTCGGTGCCCGTGGAGCTATGGGAGTCTGTATAGCGCTAGGGACCGGTTCCGCTCTCAGTCTCTTCAGCAGTCTGGCCGGCTGTTATCGCGCGCCGGGGACTGGACGTGACCAGCTGATTTTCTTTTCAGAAGAGAAGGAAATGCAATTCGGAATCAGCGCGTACCGTGAAGTTCTGCGTCAGGCTCGATTGAGCGAGAACCCCGATTCCAATGAAATGATCCAGCGGGTGGGGAGACGGATCGCGGATGTGGCGCGCAAACCGGAATACCAATGGGAATTTGCCGTAATCGATGATGACAAGACGGTGAACGCTTTTTGTTTGCCCGGTGGAAAAGTCGCGGTCTTTACAGGAATCCTCAAGGTAACGAAAAACGATGTCGGCTTGGCCACGGTGATGGGACACGAAATTGCTCATGCACTGCAACGCCATGGTGTGGAACGAATGAGCCGAAGCATTATCGACCAAATCGCACAACTCGGTGCCTTGGGCGCCGCAGTATCCGGTCATGCCCAAGGAGGAGCGATCCAAGGCCTTCTCGGGGCGTACGGAGTGAACGTATCCTTACCCTTCAATCGGAGACAGGAGTCTGAGGCGGATTATATCGGACTCCGGCTCATGGCCCAGGCGGGGTATGATCCCCGGGAAGCCGTTCCATTTTGGGAACGGATGAGCGGATGCCCGCGCCAGATGATCGATAAACTGTGCTTCCGATCTCAACAGGCCATCCCCGAGTTTCTTTCCACCCATCCTTCCGATGTGACTCGTATCAATCAGATTGAAGCGTGGTTACCGGACGTCCTGCCGCTCTATCACCCGCCCGACGGGGGACCAAGCACTCCGCCGCGTCCGGCGCCCTATCAGCCACCGATTGGTCCGGTCATGCCGAGAACCAGTTGA
- the greA gene encoding transcription elongation factor GreA, which translates to MPTPITKKGYEALKAELDRLRKVERPRVIEAIAEARSHGDLSENAEYDAAKERQGFIESRIAEIESKLADARVIETAGRTSDTVVFGATVLVVEQESQSKKQYTLVGQDEADMKFNKISVQSPVGRALIGKRVGDFVEVKTPAKLVEYEVVEIRFEEL; encoded by the coding sequence ATGCCGACACCGATTACTAAAAAAGGATATGAGGCGTTGAAAGCCGAACTGGACCGACTCCGAAAAGTGGAGCGGCCTCGCGTTATCGAAGCCATTGCGGAGGCTCGTTCCCACGGTGATTTGAGCGAGAATGCCGAGTATGATGCAGCCAAAGAGCGGCAAGGATTCATCGAATCGCGGATTGCCGAGATCGAATCGAAGCTGGCCGACGCTCGAGTGATTGAAACCGCTGGCCGCACGTCGGATACCGTCGTCTTTGGTGCGACCGTTCTGGTGGTCGAACAAGAGTCTCAGTCCAAGAAACAATATACCCTTGTTGGGCAGGATGAGGCAGACATGAAATTTAACAAAATCTCAGTACAGTCGCCCGTTGGGCGCGCCCTGATCGGCAAGCGGGTGGGCGATTTTGTCGAGGTCAAGACGCCTGCCAAGTTGGTTGAATACGAAGTGGTGGAGATCCGGTTCGAGGAGTTGTAG
- a CDS encoding SAM-dependent chlorinase/fluorinase → MPQALPLITLLTDFGDRDYFVGSMKGVILTINPQTTVVDLSHHIRPHAVEEAAYILKCCYASFPDGTIHVVVVDPGVGSLRRPLLVNTDRYFFLAPDNGVLSYIFDEESQVEVREITNRQFKLESAGTTFDGRDLFAPAAAWLTKNQPVSAFGPVVCDAKTFPISKPRWESGTLLGEIVYIDRFGNLISNISAALLKELEAVTKRPSPLIRVAGHPINGLVASYSEGDRQKPRALINSNGYLEIFLKEAHAATELKVGCRGALRLT, encoded by the coding sequence GTGCCGCAGGCACTGCCTCTCATTACCCTCCTGACAGACTTCGGCGATCGCGACTACTTCGTGGGAAGCATGAAAGGGGTCATCCTCACGATTAATCCACAGACGACGGTCGTCGATCTTTCCCATCATATCAGGCCACATGCCGTCGAAGAAGCTGCCTACATCTTGAAATGCTGTTACGCATCATTTCCTGATGGCACTATTCATGTTGTTGTGGTGGATCCTGGTGTGGGGAGTCTCCGCCGTCCCCTTTTGGTCAACACCGATCGATACTTCTTCCTGGCACCGGACAATGGGGTGCTGAGCTATATTTTCGATGAGGAAAGCCAGGTCGAAGTGCGAGAAATTACCAACAGACAATTTAAGTTAGAATCCGCAGGGACCACGTTCGATGGGCGAGACCTCTTCGCTCCTGCTGCTGCCTGGCTCACCAAAAATCAGCCGGTCTCAGCGTTCGGCCCGGTGGTCTGTGATGCCAAGACATTTCCGATCAGTAAACCGCGTTGGGAATCGGGAACGCTGTTGGGAGAGATCGTCTATATCGATCGATTCGGTAATCTGATTTCCAACATCTCCGCAGCCCTACTGAAGGAACTGGAGGCAGTCACGAAACGGCCGAGCCCGCTTATCCGGGTGGCCGGACATCCGATAAACGGACTTGTCGCCAGCTACAGTGAAGGCGACCGACAGAAACCCCGCGCGCTGATCAATAGCAATGGCTACCTCGAGATTTTCTTGAAAGAGGCTCATGCTGCGACTGAGCTCAAGGTCGGTTGCCGAGGGGCACTCCGACTGACTTGA
- the sppA gene encoding signal peptide peptidase SppA encodes MRKVCSVLRVLGAVSLIGLQAGCITINLLEPSGPVQEVQLSGTGDGKVLLLDFSGLISSQDKDGLIPQPNMLATFKEELTRASKDEKIKAMVVRINSPGGTVTASDIMYHELKEFKTKKKIPVIASMMDVAASGGYYLAMASDTVLVHPSTVTGSIGVIMLTVNAKGLLEKVGVEASAITSGPRKDMGSPFRMMTLEERVIFQSVIDSFYQRFLSVVQAGRPNLSADQIKKLADGRIYSGEQAKAAGLVDEIGYLDDALELAKKKAGLAEARVVTYGRRGEYQNNIYSRLFAPGPGLMSIANIDLLSMVRGGTPQFMYLWMP; translated from the coding sequence ATGCGTAAAGTCTGTTCTGTGCTACGTGTACTCGGTGCCGTCAGCCTCATTGGATTGCAAGCTGGCTGTATTACGATCAATTTGCTCGAACCATCGGGCCCAGTTCAGGAGGTGCAGCTCAGCGGGACCGGCGACGGCAAGGTGCTGTTGCTCGATTTTTCAGGGCTGATCAGTTCGCAAGACAAGGATGGGTTGATACCCCAACCTAACATGCTTGCCACATTCAAAGAGGAACTGACGCGAGCATCGAAGGATGAGAAGATCAAGGCTATGGTGGTTCGGATCAACAGCCCCGGGGGAACGGTGACGGCCTCGGATATCATGTACCACGAGTTGAAGGAGTTTAAGACCAAGAAGAAGATTCCCGTGATCGCGTCAATGATGGATGTGGCCGCTTCTGGCGGATATTACTTGGCTATGGCCAGTGATACCGTCCTCGTCCATCCATCGACGGTCACCGGTAGCATTGGGGTGATCATGCTCACCGTGAATGCCAAGGGGCTTTTGGAAAAGGTCGGAGTCGAAGCATCCGCCATTACATCCGGTCCTCGGAAAGACATGGGGTCTCCGTTTCGAATGATGACTCTTGAGGAACGAGTCATCTTCCAAAGCGTGATCGACTCTTTCTATCAACGGTTTCTTTCGGTGGTGCAGGCCGGTCGGCCCAATTTGTCAGCCGATCAGATCAAGAAACTGGCTGATGGAAGGATCTACTCGGGCGAACAGGCCAAGGCAGCCGGATTGGTCGATGAGATTGGCTACTTGGACGATGCCTTGGAACTGGCCAAAAAAAAGGCCGGACTCGCAGAGGCACGGGTTGTGACCTATGGTCGCCGGGGAGAATATCAGAACAATATCTACTCACGCCTCTTCGCACCAGGCCCTGGCTTGATGAGTATCGCCAACATCGATCTTCTCTCTATGGTTCGCGGCGGAACCCCTCAGTTCATGTATTTGTGGATGCCCTAA
- the carB gene encoding carbamoyl-phosphate synthase large subunit, whose translation MPKRTDIESILLIGSGPIIIGQACEFDYSGTQACKALKEEGYRIILINSNPATIMTDPELADRTYVEPITVDVVEKVIERERPDALLPTMGGQTALNTTMGLVKRGTLEKYGVKLIGASAEAIHKAEDREAFKQAMQRIGLRVPESGTAHTRGEALRVLDRVGFPAIVRPSFTLGGTGGNIAYNREEFDRVVDWGLAMSPVSQVLIEQSVIGWKEFELEVMRDLKDNVVIVCPIENLDPMGVHTGDSITVAPAMTLTDKEYQRMRDAAIRIIREIGVDTGGSNIQFGVNPENGEMVIIEMNPRVSRSSALASKATGFPIAKIAAKLAVGYTLDEITNDITGVTKASFEPTIDYVVVKIPRFAFQKFRGADPTLTTQMKSVGEAMAIGRTFKEALQKAIRSLELDLNGFASRMGLDRGIPEGFDREAGVERVRQVLRTPIPERLWHVADGMRLGLSNDALFALTKIDHWFLEQIRELLQFEDRLVGQSGNRSARVDDALLWEAKELGFADDRIAHLVGATAAAVSKQRLQAAQSRRVTYKRVDTCAAEFEAHTPYLYSTYGSECEARPTDRKKVIILGGGPNRIGQGIEFDYCCVHAAMALRDEGIETIMVNCNPETVSTDYDTSDRLYFEPLTEEDVLNIVQCEQPLGVVLQFGGQTPLKLALPLAKAGVRILGTSPDAIDRAEDRERFRELLGKLGLRQADSGMARSVEEAVQVASQIAYPVMVRPSYVLGGRSMQIVYDEAGLLAYMGSAVKASPKHPVLIDQYLSDAIEVDADAISDGKHVVVAGIMEHIEEAGVHSGDSACSLPPYSLDQKIVEEIRRQMTALALELGVVGLMNAQFAVKGNTVYVLEVNPRGSRTVPFVSKAIGTPLAKLAMKTMVGKSLRDLGFTEARIPSHLSVKEAVFPFTKFSGVDVLLGPEMKSTGEVMGIDGDFGWAFAKSQAGAGATLPIGGTAFISVKDSDRPAALEVAKQLRGLGFKIESTRGTASYLREKGLDVETVNKVREGRPHIVDHIKNGQITLVVNTVRTASSHQDSLSIRREALIKGLAYFTTMRGARAAVMALEAMLKKELTIRALQEYHRLS comes from the coding sequence ATGCCGAAACGCACCGACATCGAATCGATACTCCTGATCGGATCAGGCCCGATCATCATCGGCCAGGCCTGTGAATTTGACTATTCAGGAACGCAGGCCTGCAAGGCACTCAAGGAGGAGGGCTACCGGATCATCCTGATCAATAGCAATCCGGCGACGATCATGACGGATCCTGAACTAGCTGATCGTACCTACGTCGAGCCGATCACGGTCGACGTGGTCGAAAAAGTGATTGAACGGGAACGTCCCGATGCGTTGCTTCCCACAATGGGGGGACAAACGGCGCTCAATACCACGATGGGGCTGGTGAAGCGAGGAACGCTCGAAAAGTATGGCGTAAAGCTCATCGGAGCATCGGCGGAGGCCATTCATAAGGCTGAGGATCGAGAGGCGTTCAAGCAGGCGATGCAGCGAATCGGGTTGAGGGTTCCGGAGAGCGGTACCGCTCATACTCGTGGCGAAGCCCTTCGCGTACTCGACCGGGTCGGATTCCCTGCCATTGTTCGCCCGTCGTTCACCTTGGGAGGAACCGGCGGGAACATCGCCTATAACCGCGAAGAGTTCGATCGGGTTGTCGATTGGGGATTGGCGATGAGCCCTGTCAGCCAAGTGCTCATCGAACAGTCAGTGATCGGATGGAAAGAATTCGAACTCGAAGTCATGCGGGATCTGAAGGATAACGTCGTCATCGTCTGTCCCATCGAGAACCTAGACCCCATGGGCGTCCATACCGGCGACAGCATCACCGTGGCTCCGGCGATGACGCTGACGGACAAAGAGTATCAACGAATGCGGGACGCAGCCATTCGGATCATCCGCGAAATCGGTGTTGATACGGGAGGATCGAATATTCAGTTCGGGGTCAACCCGGAGAACGGCGAGATGGTCATCATCGAAATGAACCCGCGTGTTTCTCGAAGCTCAGCCCTGGCTTCGAAAGCGACGGGGTTTCCCATCGCGAAAATCGCCGCCAAGTTAGCGGTTGGCTATACGCTGGATGAGATCACCAACGACATCACAGGAGTGACCAAGGCTTCGTTCGAGCCGACGATCGACTATGTGGTCGTCAAGATTCCTCGATTTGCCTTTCAGAAATTCAGAGGAGCTGACCCGACTCTCACGACCCAGATGAAATCAGTCGGAGAAGCGATGGCGATCGGGCGGACATTCAAGGAAGCGTTGCAGAAGGCGATCCGTTCGCTCGAGTTGGACCTAAACGGGTTTGCCTCTCGGATGGGATTGGACCGCGGTATCCCTGAAGGGTTCGATCGGGAGGCCGGTGTGGAGCGCGTTCGCCAGGTGTTGCGAACGCCGATTCCGGAGCGACTTTGGCATGTGGCCGATGGGATGCGTCTCGGCCTCTCCAATGATGCGCTGTTTGCCTTGACCAAAATCGACCACTGGTTTTTGGAACAAATCAGGGAACTACTCCAGTTCGAAGACAGATTGGTGGGTCAATCTGGAAACAGGTCGGCTAGAGTTGATGACGCATTGTTGTGGGAAGCCAAGGAATTGGGTTTTGCGGATGATCGGATTGCACACTTGGTTGGTGCGACGGCAGCCGCTGTGTCGAAGCAGCGGCTCCAAGCCGCACAATCGAGAAGGGTGACGTACAAGCGGGTGGATACCTGTGCTGCAGAGTTTGAGGCCCATACTCCCTATCTTTATTCAACCTACGGAAGCGAATGCGAAGCGAGGCCGACGGACCGGAAAAAGGTGATTATTTTGGGGGGCGGGCCGAATCGAATCGGGCAAGGGATTGAATTCGACTATTGCTGCGTGCATGCAGCCATGGCCTTACGGGACGAAGGAATCGAAACGATCATGGTCAACTGTAATCCGGAAACGGTCAGTACGGATTACGATACGTCCGATCGACTCTATTTTGAGCCGCTGACAGAGGAAGATGTCCTGAACATTGTTCAGTGTGAGCAGCCGTTGGGTGTGGTCCTACAGTTTGGCGGACAGACACCGCTGAAGCTGGCCTTACCGCTGGCGAAGGCCGGTGTGCGGATCCTCGGCACAAGTCCGGACGCCATTGATCGGGCGGAAGATCGTGAGCGATTCCGTGAGCTCTTAGGCAAGCTAGGGCTACGGCAAGCTGACAGCGGGATGGCGCGATCGGTCGAGGAAGCCGTGCAGGTGGCGTCTCAGATTGCCTATCCTGTGATGGTGCGGCCTTCCTACGTTCTCGGCGGGCGGTCTATGCAGATTGTGTACGACGAAGCTGGCTTACTCGCCTATATGGGGTCTGCGGTCAAAGCGTCGCCGAAGCATCCTGTCCTGATCGATCAATACCTATCGGATGCGATAGAGGTAGATGCCGACGCCATTTCTGACGGGAAGCACGTTGTGGTCGCGGGCATCATGGAGCACATAGAGGAAGCCGGAGTGCACTCCGGTGATTCTGCTTGTTCACTACCTCCTTACTCACTCGACCAGAAGATCGTCGAGGAGATTCGCCGTCAGATGACCGCGCTGGCCCTGGAACTCGGCGTCGTAGGACTCATGAACGCCCAGTTCGCCGTGAAAGGTAATACAGTGTATGTGCTCGAGGTGAATCCTCGAGGGTCCAGGACCGTGCCGTTCGTCAGTAAAGCTATCGGGACACCACTTGCCAAACTGGCGATGAAAACGATGGTGGGAAAAAGCTTGCGAGATTTGGGATTTACCGAGGCGCGCATACCGTCCCATTTGTCGGTAAAGGAAGCGGTCTTTCCATTCACCAAATTCTCCGGAGTCGATGTGCTTTTGGGGCCTGAGATGAAATCGACTGGCGAAGTGATGGGTATTGACGGTGACTTCGGATGGGCGTTCGCCAAATCTCAAGCTGGGGCTGGAGCCACGCTACCCATAGGTGGAACGGCCTTCATCAGCGTCAAAGATTCGGATCGACCAGCGGCACTAGAAGTTGCCAAACAGCTAAGAGGGCTGGGCTTTAAAATAGAGAGCACAAGGGGTACCGCGTCGTACTTGCGTGAAAAAGGACTCGATGTTGAGACGGTCAATAAGGTAAGAGAAGGGCGTCCGCACATCGTCGACCACATTAAAAATGGGCAGATCACGTTGGTTGTTAATACGGTCAGGACCGCGTCTTCTCATCAAGACTCACTCTCCATTCGTCGCGAAGCTCTCATTAAAGGGTTAGCGTACTTTACAACAATGCGTGGAGCCCGAGCCGCGGTGATGGCTCTTGAAGCCATGCTCAAGAAGGAGTTGACAATCCGAGCGTTGCAGGAATATCACCGCCTGTCATAA